In Gammaproteobacteria bacterium, the following are encoded in one genomic region:
- a CDS encoding SDR family oxidoreductase, protein MNYFVTGASGFIGRRLVARLLQRGGTVYVLMRARSLDKLEQVRDIWGAQSDPVVPIVGDLTEASLGVSGKDLRRLKGKIDHFFHLAGGYDLNADGESQYIANVEGTRHTLEFAEAVEAGCFHHMSSIAAAGTYDGVFREDMFDEASGLNHPYFRTKHDSEALVRQQYNRPWRVYRPGVVVGDSQSGEVDKIDGPYFLFKLIQKIRKALPPWMPTIGLEGGHWNLVPVDFVVNAMDHIAHLDGQDGQCFHLVDPEPHYLGEVLNIFARAGHAPTMTIRLNARMFGFIPSYVIEGLAKVTPVRHITKQILQDLGIPKELFQFINKPTRFDCRETTKALQGTDIKVPPLEDYAWKLWDYWERHMDPDLFVDRSLSGKVGGRIVMVTGSSSGIGKATALKLASVGATVLLVARGEDKLRETLEEIQSAGGCAYSYSCDLSDMAACDKLIKQALEEHGGVDFLVNNAGRSIRRSIALSFRRFHDFERTMQLNYFGCLRMTLGFLPCMLKQRRGHIINISSIGVLTNSPRFSAYVASKAALDAFSRCAGAEFAGEGIYFTTINMPLVRTPMIAATKLYQHVPTISPEEAADMVVEAIIYQPKRIVSRLGKAMWVAYAIAPKLLEIVMNTAFRLFPDSAAAMGKREEEVEPTPEQVAFAQLTRGIHW, encoded by the coding sequence ATGAACTACTTCGTCACCGGGGCTTCAGGTTTTATCGGGCGTCGATTGGTTGCCCGGCTGCTGCAACGTGGTGGAACCGTATACGTACTCATGCGAGCACGGTCACTGGATAAATTAGAGCAGGTGCGCGATATCTGGGGCGCACAGTCTGATCCCGTTGTGCCCATAGTCGGCGATCTGACGGAAGCCAGTCTCGGAGTCTCGGGAAAGGATCTCAGGAGGCTGAAAGGGAAAATCGATCATTTCTTCCACCTGGCCGGCGGATACGACCTGAACGCAGATGGGGAAAGCCAGTACATCGCGAATGTGGAAGGCACGCGCCATACACTGGAGTTTGCCGAGGCGGTGGAGGCTGGCTGTTTCCATCACATGAGTTCCATCGCCGCTGCCGGAACTTACGACGGCGTCTTTCGGGAGGACATGTTCGATGAGGCCAGCGGTCTCAACCATCCTTACTTCCGCACTAAGCATGATTCTGAGGCGCTGGTACGCCAACAGTACAATCGGCCGTGGCGTGTCTACCGGCCAGGGGTTGTCGTTGGCGATTCGCAGAGCGGTGAGGTGGACAAAATTGATGGCCCCTACTTCCTCTTTAAGCTGATCCAGAAGATACGTAAAGCTCTGCCTCCCTGGATGCCCACTATCGGTCTCGAAGGTGGGCACTGGAACCTGGTACCGGTGGACTTCGTAGTAAACGCCATGGATCATATCGCCCATCTTGATGGCCAGGATGGCCAGTGCTTTCATCTCGTTGATCCCGAACCTCACTACCTGGGTGAGGTCCTCAATATCTTCGCCCGGGCGGGTCACGCGCCGACCATGACCATTCGTCTGAATGCACGCATGTTCGGTTTTATCCCTTCTTATGTCATAGAGGGCCTGGCCAAAGTCACGCCGGTGCGTCATATCACCAAACAGATACTCCAGGACCTCGGTATTCCCAAAGAATTATTTCAGTTTATTAACAAACCGACCCGCTTTGATTGCCGGGAGACGACAAAGGCATTGCAGGGCACTGACATCAAGGTGCCGCCCTTGGAGGACTATGCCTGGAAGTTGTGGGACTACTGGGAACGCCACATGGATCCCGACCTGTTTGTCGACCGAAGTCTGAGTGGCAAGGTCGGTGGCCGCATTGTCATGGTAACTGGTAGTTCGTCGGGTATCGGCAAGGCCACGGCGCTGAAACTGGCAAGTGTCGGCGCAACCGTTCTGCTGGTGGCCCGCGGCGAGGACAAATTGCGTGAGACACTAGAGGAGATCCAGTCTGCCGGCGGCTGCGCTTACAGCTACAGTTGCGACCTGTCGGACATGGCTGCCTGCGACAAGCTGATTAAACAGGCGTTGGAAGAACACGGAGGTGTCGATTTCCTTGTGAACAATGCCGGCCGCTCAATCCGGCGTTCCATTGCCCTTTCATTTCGCCGATTCCACGATTTCGAACGCACCATGCAGCTGAACTACTTTGGTTGCCTGCGCATGACCTTGGGCTTTCTGCCCTGCATGCTGAAACAGCGGCGTGGGCATATCATTAATATCTCCTCCATTGGCGTGTTGACCAATTCACCACGATTTTCCGCTTACGTTGCCTCCAAGGCGGCACTGGACGCTTTCTCACGCTGCGCAGGTGCAGAGTTCGCCGGTGAGGGGATCTATTTCACCACCATCAACATGCCATTAGTGCGCACCCCGATGATCGCAGCTACCAAGTTGTACCAGCACGTGCCTACGATCAGTCCTGAAGAAGCGGCTGACATGGTGGTCGAAGCCATCATCTACCAGCCAAAACGAATCGTCTCACGCCTGGGGAAAGCCATGTGGGTCGCCTACGCTATTGCGCCCAAATTGCTTGAAATCGTTATGAACACTGCCTTTCGGCTGTTCCCTGATTCCGCTGCCGCTATGGGGAAGCGGGAGGAAGAG